One segment of Shewanella piezotolerans WP3 DNA contains the following:
- the ispB gene encoding octaprenyl diphosphate synthase yields MDLNAIRQLADSDMQAVNQLIYKQLESDVALINQLGFYIINGGGKRLRPLLSILAARAIDYNGESHLKLAAIIEFIHTASLLHDDVVDESMLRRGRETANALFGNSASVLVGDFLYTRSFQMMTELKSLEVLEILADATNVLAEGEVLQLMNCNDPDTTEDSYMRVIYCKTAKLFEAATRLAGLLAESSEEVQTALAEYGKFLGTAFQLTDDLLDYTAETEELGKNIGDDLAEGKPTLPLIFAMANGSDTEKALIREAIEKGDGTEHIEVILSALKSCGALEYTEQRAIEESNKAIAALNILPESEYKTALVSLAKIAVQRNH; encoded by the coding sequence ATGGATTTGAACGCCATTCGTCAATTGGCTGATAGCGATATGCAAGCTGTCAACCAACTGATCTATAAACAACTAGAGTCTGATGTAGCCCTAATTAACCAGTTAGGCTTTTACATTATTAACGGTGGCGGTAAACGCTTAAGACCTTTATTGTCAATTTTAGCCGCTAGAGCGATCGACTATAACGGCGAATCTCACCTAAAATTGGCTGCTATTATTGAGTTTATTCATACCGCCTCATTGCTACACGATGACGTGGTTGATGAATCAATGTTACGCCGCGGCAGAGAAACGGCTAATGCCCTTTTTGGCAACAGTGCGAGTGTGCTGGTCGGTGACTTTTTATATACCCGCTCCTTTCAAATGATGACAGAGCTAAAAAGTCTTGAAGTACTCGAGATCCTAGCTGATGCCACCAATGTGCTCGCTGAAGGGGAAGTCCTACAATTAATGAATTGTAACGACCCTGACACAACAGAAGACAGCTATATGCGTGTTATCTATTGTAAGACAGCGAAACTGTTCGAAGCCGCTACACGTTTAGCAGGCCTGTTAGCAGAAAGCTCAGAAGAAGTGCAAACGGCACTTGCTGAATATGGCAAGTTCTTGGGCACCGCTTTCCAGTTGACCGATGATCTTCTTGACTATACAGCTGAAACAGAAGAGCTAGGCAAAAACATTGGTGATGACTTAGCAGAAGGAAAACCGACTCTGCCGCTCATTTTCGCCATGGCTAATGGCAGCGACACTGAAAAAGCCTTGATTAGAGAAGCGATCGAGAAAGGTGATGGCACAGAGCACATCGAAGTCATTTTGAGTGCGTTAAAAAGCTGTGGTGCACTCGAGTATACTGAGCAACGCGCTATTGAAGAGTCCAATAAGGCTATTGCAGCGTTAAACATACTGCCAGAGTCAGAATATAAAACTGCACTCGTATCGCTGGCGAAGATTGCGGTACAACGTAACCATTAG
- the mdh gene encoding malate dehydrogenase, with the protein MKVAVLGAAGGIGQALALLLKTQLPAGSKLSLYDIAPVTPGVAVDLSHIPTDVEVKGFAGEDPTAALEGADVVLISAGVARKPGMDRSDLFNINAGIVRNLVEKCAATSPKALIGIITNPVNTTVAIAAEVLKKAGVYDKNRLFGVTTLDVIRSETFVAAAKGLNVADVKVNVIGGHSGVTILPLLSQIEGVSFTDEEVAALTTRIQNAGTEVVEAKAGGGSATLSMGQAACRFGLSLVRGLQGEANVVECAYVDGGSEHAEFFAQPVVLGKNGVEQVLAYGDVSAFEANARDAMLDTLKADIDLGIEFVK; encoded by the coding sequence ATGAAAGTTGCTGTACTTGGTGCTGCTGGCGGTATTGGCCAAGCGCTTGCCCTACTATTAAAAACTCAATTACCTGCTGGTTCTAAATTGTCGCTTTATGATATTGCTCCTGTAACACCAGGTGTTGCGGTTGACTTAAGCCATATACCAACAGACGTTGAAGTAAAAGGATTTGCTGGTGAAGATCCTACCGCTGCGCTTGAAGGTGCAGATGTAGTGCTAATTTCTGCTGGTGTTGCACGTAAGCCAGGTATGGATCGCTCGGATCTATTCAACATCAACGCTGGTATCGTACGTAACCTCGTTGAAAAGTGTGCTGCAACAAGTCCTAAAGCGCTTATCGGTATTATTACTAACCCTGTTAATACCACGGTAGCGATTGCTGCTGAAGTACTTAAGAAAGCAGGTGTATATGATAAAAACCGTTTATTTGGTGTGACGACCCTTGATGTTATCCGCTCTGAAACTTTCGTTGCAGCGGCAAAAGGTTTGAACGTTGCTGACGTCAAAGTTAACGTTATCGGCGGCCATAGTGGTGTGACAATTCTTCCGCTTCTTTCTCAAATCGAAGGCGTTAGCTTTACTGACGAAGAAGTTGCAGCGTTAACAACACGTATCCAAAATGCGGGTACTGAAGTGGTTGAAGCTAAAGCCGGTGGCGGTAGCGCAACACTTTCTATGGGCCAAGCGGCGTGTCGTTTCGGTTTGTCTCTAGTGCGTGGCCTACAAGGTGAAGCAAACGTTGTTGAGTGTGCCTATGTCGATGGTGGCAGCGAGCATGCAGAGTTCTTTGCACAGCCTGTAGTTCTAGGTAAGAACGGTGTTGAACAAGTACTTGCATACGGCGATGTTAGCGCATTTGAAGCTAATGCTCGTGATGCAATGCTAGACACGCTAAAAGCTGATATCGATTTAGGTATTGAGTTCGTTAAGTAA
- the argR gene encoding transcriptional regulator ArgR yields the protein MQTSKNQDELVKTFKSILKEERFGSQSEIVVALQGEGFSNINQSKVSRMLSKFGAVRTRNAKQQMVYCLPAELGVPTAGSPLKNLVLDVDHNQSMIVVRTSPGAAQLIARLLDSIGKPEGILGTIAGDDTIFISPSNIQQIEDTLETVKSLFNYTD from the coding sequence ATGCAAACAAGCAAAAATCAAGACGAATTAGTTAAAACATTTAAGTCAATTCTTAAAGAGGAGCGTTTCGGCTCCCAAAGCGAAATTGTGGTAGCCCTTCAAGGGGAAGGCTTTAGTAATATCAATCAATCTAAAGTATCCCGCATGCTGAGTAAGTTTGGCGCAGTTAGAACCAGAAATGCCAAACAGCAGATGGTTTACTGTTTACCTGCTGAGCTCGGTGTTCCAACAGCCGGTAGTCCACTTAAAAACTTAGTATTGGATGTCGATCATAATCAGTCGATGATCGTGGTACGTACCAGTCCAGGTGCAGCGCAATTAATCGCAAGGTTACTCGACTCAATAGGCAAGCCTGAAGGTATTCTCGGCACCATCGCTGGCGATGATACAATTTTTATCAGCCCATCAAATATTCAGCAAATTGAAGATACATTAGAAACGGTTAAGTCGTTGTTCAATTACACGGATTAA
- a CDS encoding cupin domain-containing protein — protein MKNKLIDVSDVGWEYWSHEKDYGSHQKHIGDTAGAERVGVTMEKLAPGMTSALSHYHTKEEEHIYAMQGEATLYLDGEPHVFSEGKYICFTANSGVAHKFVNTSDADFIFLVVGNRDAHDVVVYPETNKVLVRSMNEVYSRRPSSYFDKDED, from the coding sequence ATGAAAAACAAATTAATTGATGTTTCTGATGTGGGCTGGGAGTATTGGTCTCACGAAAAGGACTATGGCAGTCATCAGAAGCACATTGGTGATACAGCAGGAGCAGAAAGAGTCGGCGTCACCATGGAAAAGTTAGCGCCTGGCATGACTTCAGCCCTGTCTCATTATCACACCAAAGAAGAAGAACATATTTATGCGATGCAAGGTGAAGCGACGCTTTATCTTGATGGAGAGCCTCATGTGTTTAGTGAGGGCAAGTATATCTGCTTTACCGCCAACTCAGGTGTTGCGCACAAATTCGTTAATACCAGTGACGCTGACTTTATCTTTTTAGTTGTAGGAAACCGCGATGCTCACGATGTAGTCGTTTATCCAGAAACCAATAAAGTATTGGTTCGAAGTATGAACGAAGTGTATAGCCGCCGCCCTAGTAGCTACTTTGATAAAGATGAAGATTGA
- a CDS encoding Dyp-type peroxidase yields MDSQVMPREQLGVCAEGNLHSVYLMFNANDGVDSQMRPCVANVAQYIHDLADQFADSAFNGFVAVGANYWDTLYPAARPCQLKPFPAMNQENRDAPAIEYDLFVHIRCDRFDILHLVANEVCQMFEGLVELVDEERGFRFMDSRDLTGFVDGTENPKGRSRQDVALIGEEDAAFKNGSYIHVQKFAHNLSKWNRLPEKKQEDIIGRTKAENIEYASADKPLTSHIKRVNLKDDAGKSMEILRQSMPYGTVKEQGLMFISTCRNSVNFEKMLESMVYGDNEGNHDHLLHFTQALTGSSFFAPSLDFLDKSA; encoded by the coding sequence ATGGATAGTCAGGTTATGCCTCGTGAACAGCTGGGAGTTTGTGCGGAAGGAAATTTGCACAGTGTCTATTTAATGTTTAATGCGAATGATGGTGTTGATTCGCAAATGCGACCGTGTGTAGCAAATGTGGCTCAATATATTCATGATCTTGCCGATCAATTTGCCGACAGTGCCTTTAATGGCTTCGTCGCTGTAGGAGCCAACTACTGGGATACGCTTTATCCAGCAGCTAGGCCTTGCCAGTTAAAACCATTTCCAGCTATGAACCAAGAAAATAGAGACGCACCAGCCATTGAGTATGATCTGTTTGTGCATATTCGCTGTGACCGCTTTGATATTCTTCACCTTGTTGCCAACGAAGTATGCCAGATGTTTGAAGGGCTGGTTGAGCTTGTCGATGAAGAACGCGGCTTCCGTTTCATGGATAGCCGAGATTTGACTGGTTTTGTCGACGGCACCGAAAACCCTAAAGGTCGCAGTCGTCAAGATGTCGCATTGATTGGAGAGGAAGATGCGGCATTTAAAAACGGCAGTTATATCCACGTGCAGAAATTTGCTCACAATTTGAGTAAATGGAATCGCCTACCTGAAAAGAAGCAGGAGGATATTATTGGCCGTACTAAAGCCGAGAATATTGAATATGCTTCTGCAGATAAGCCGTTAACCAGTCATATTAAGCGGGTTAATTTGAAGGATGATGCTGGTAAATCAATGGAGATCTTACGCCAGAGTATGCCTTACGGTACGGTTAAAGAGCAGGGGTTAATGTTTATCTCTACTTGCCGTAATTCGGTGAACTTTGAAAAAATGCTCGAGAGCATGGTTTATGGTGATAATGAGGGAAATCATGATCACCTTTTGCATTTTACTCAAGCGTTAACTGGGTCATCGTTTTTTGCACCATCGTTAGATTTTTTAGATAAATCGGCTTAA
- a CDS encoding ABC transporter ATP-binding protein has translation MATLQVNNVHSSYQNNVVLKGLDLTVEKGEIVALLGPSGCGKTTLLRAIAGLQSISAGEIRINGKAVVSDKEFIASEKRGIGMIFQDYALFPHLTVAENILFGVKLAGKTNKAAKLDNMLALVKLDGLGGRYPHELSGGQQQRVSIARALAYEPEVLLLDEPFSNIDAKVRREMMLEIRNILKSHNISAVFVTHSKDEAFVFADKLALFNQGKIAQCGDAECLYLRPQDKYVADFLGASNYLEATVIAAKRVSTLIGDIDSEQQLKAEIGSDVELLLRPQQLQIASSESGTGEVIERRFLGSICQYLVSIGNKTLDIHSEYLDIKIGEKVAITTTPHSLVLL, from the coding sequence ATGGCTACGTTACAAGTCAACAATGTTCACAGTAGTTACCAAAATAATGTTGTGCTTAAAGGGTTAGATTTAACGGTTGAAAAAGGCGAGATTGTCGCTTTGTTGGGGCCTAGCGGTTGCGGTAAAACGACATTATTGCGGGCTATTGCCGGTTTGCAGAGTATTTCTGCTGGCGAGATAAGAATTAACGGCAAAGCGGTGGTTTCTGATAAAGAGTTTATCGCCAGCGAGAAACGTGGAATAGGGATGATTTTCCAAGATTATGCTCTGTTCCCACATTTGACCGTTGCAGAAAATATTCTCTTTGGAGTAAAGCTAGCCGGTAAGACCAACAAAGCTGCAAAGCTTGACAATATGCTGGCTCTAGTCAAGCTGGATGGGCTGGGGGGACGTTATCCGCATGAGTTATCTGGTGGGCAGCAACAAAGGGTATCGATCGCTAGAGCACTGGCCTATGAGCCTGAAGTCCTTTTGCTAGATGAACCCTTCTCTAATATTGATGCCAAAGTCCGCAGAGAGATGATGCTAGAGATCCGCAATATTTTAAAGAGCCATAATATTAGTGCGGTTTTTGTGACGCACAGTAAAGACGAGGCATTTGTTTTTGCTGATAAGCTAGCATTATTTAACCAAGGAAAAATCGCTCAATGTGGTGATGCCGAATGCTTGTATTTACGTCCTCAGGATAAATATGTTGCTGATTTTCTAGGCGCAAGCAACTATCTTGAAGCAACTGTGATAGCAGCCAAAAGAGTGTCTACACTTATTGGTGATATTGATAGCGAGCAACAGCTTAAAGCCGAAATAGGTAGTGATGTGGAGTTATTACTAAGACCGCAGCAACTACAGATCGCTAGTAGCGAGTCGGGGACCGGTGAAGTTATCGAACGACGTTTTCTAGGTAGTATTTGCCAATACTTGGTTAGCATTGGTAACAAGACACTTGATATTCACAGTGAGTACTTAGATATAAAGATCGGAGAAAAGGTGGCAATTACTACAACGCCACACAGTTTAGTATTATTGTAA